The Nerophis ophidion isolate RoL-2023_Sa linkage group LG24, RoL_Noph_v1.0, whole genome shotgun sequence genome includes a region encoding these proteins:
- the emc7b gene encoding ER membrane protein complex subunit 7 produces the protein MERMSLLWLVMLTTFVVASCFTDMESGPGAGVSTQTAGDRFKIEGRAIVPGVKTPDWVSAARILVDGEDYVGFVRTDGSFAVNDVPPGSYVVEIVTPAYRFEPVRVDITSKGKMRARLVNYIKTSEVIRQPYPLQIRASGLHSYFIKRETWGWTDFLMNPMVMMMVLPLLIIVLLPKVVNTNDPEMRKEMEQSMNMLNPNPELPDVSELMTKLFSGSKGSSKAGGGSSSSKGTRPAVKRR, from the exons ATGGAGAGAATGTCGCTGCTATGGCTTGTGATGCTGACAACGTTCGTCGTAGCTTCATGTTTCACCGACATGGAGAGCGGCCCGGGCGCAGGCGTATCGACACAGACCGCCGGAGATCGCTTTAAAATCGAAGGAAGGGCCATCGTACCTGGCGTTAAAACGCCAGACTGGGTCTCCGCGGCCCGGATTCTTGTGGACGGCGAAGACTACGTGGGTTTTGTCAG AACTGATGGAAGTTTTGCTGTTAACGATGTCCCCCCCGGGTCCTATGTTGTAGAGATTGTCACTCCAGCATACCGATTTGAGCCGGTCCGTGTTGATATCACATCCAAGGGCAAAATGAG GGCTCGTCTTGTCAACTACATTAAGACTTCAGAAGTCATCCGGCAGCCGTATCCTCTTCAAATTAGAGCCAGTGGTCTGCACAGCTACTTCATTAAGAGGGAGACCTGGGGCTGGACCGACTTCCTCATGAACCCAATG GTTATGATGATGGTGCTGCCCCTGCTGATTATTGTTCTGCTGCCCAAAGTGGTCAACACCAACGACCCAGAGATGAGAAAG GAAATGGAACAGTCCATGAACATGCTGAACCCTAACCCAGAGCTTCCGGACGTGTCGGAGCTCATGACCAAGCTCTTCTCGGGCTCCAAGGGCTCCAGCAAGGCGGGcggcggcagcagcagcagcaagggAACCAGGCCAGCTGTCAAAAGGAGGTAG